One genomic segment of Kiritimatiella glycovorans includes these proteins:
- a CDS encoding prepilin-type N-terminal cleavage/methylation domain-containing protein, translating to MKHKSDYKGFTLIELLVVLAIIALLAGLMFGAFTKMRAMADATGCMGNMKTLGTAVQQYTADHDGRMPLIRIQGGFWHCTAQSWCSPALDPEGPHGSRDVGIGPYINYDIGDHYGERYDPNDPSTRLPDVLRCPADRRYFEDPDATHPYLEPSYGCNVELGNLMLGPTYRPQLRFAQIRFPSKFIVLAESGHAAEEVEKYGSGQMAWILSGRVPSQSVWGGRHEGRGHILWADGHVSLTDVRLVNNFSADPFKMFFWLPEEQFNDDYREQCEELRRELSN from the coding sequence ATGAAACACAAAAGCGATTATAAGGGATTCACGCTGATCGAGCTGCTGGTGGTCCTGGCGATTATTGCCCTGCTTGCGGGTCTGATGTTCGGGGCCTTTACGAAGATGCGTGCCATGGCCGACGCGACCGGTTGTATGGGCAACATGAAAACGCTCGGGACGGCGGTTCAGCAGTATACGGCGGATCACGACGGCCGCATGCCGCTCATCAGGATCCAGGGCGGGTTCTGGCATTGCACTGCACAGAGCTGGTGTTCCCCGGCGCTGGATCCGGAAGGACCCCACGGGAGCCGCGACGTCGGGATCGGTCCGTATATCAATTATGATATCGGGGACCATTACGGCGAGCGCTACGATCCCAACGACCCGTCGACCCGGCTCCCCGATGTCCTGCGCTGTCCGGCCGATCGCCGGTACTTCGAGGATCCGGACGCGACGCATCCCTACCTGGAGCCGTCGTACGGATGCAATGTCGAACTCGGAAACCTCATGCTCGGCCCCACCTACCGTCCGCAGCTGCGCTTTGCTCAGATCCGCTTCCCGTCGAAGTTCATCGTCCTGGCCGAGAGCGGTCACGCCGCCGAGGAAGTCGAAAAGTACGGATCAGGGCAGATGGCCTGGATCCTCTCCGGCCGGGTGCCCTCCCAGAGCGTCTGGGGAGGGCGTCACGAGGGTCGGGGCCACATCCTGTGGGCCGACGGACACGTCAGCCTGACGGATGTCCGCCTCGTAAATAATTTTTCGGCGGATCCTTTCAAGATGTTCTTCTGGCTTCCCGAGGAACAGTTCAACGATGATTATCGGGAACAATGCGAGGAATTAAGGCGCGAGCTGTCCAACTGA
- a CDS encoding FAD-dependent oxidoreductase, whose protein sequence is MTNRRDFVKTGVLTVSLLNRDLAFSFVPDDFYDSGAYDNAIPFRKPARTIREVVPGFLWADAADFGSYGGWALDTQHSGFMGSSYLIAHGAGTPVEDAGLTIPDVRPGRYRLWVRSRNWIPEHSPGRFAVRINGQDSGIEYGAQGEKGWSWQDGGLHELQGGTVEMTLRDLTGYYGRCSSIILTRDTDYRPPADLEAFRRERARLSGESDQLQRRPEYDVVVVGAGTAGCCAAIAAARLGMKTALISDRPVLGGNASVEIGVPVQGAASQHRFARESGIIEEAGRIGLVNEWGSIMSRPFATLIEKEKNLEVYEDTRVEAVEKSGTKRIRAALARHTLTGGRSRIPGKMFIDTSGDGWLGYYAGADHRVGREPRSMYNESYAPERADNITMSGCLRGPREEYKRCLFYRTVRESSPQKFETPPWIYRLPPDWINRRGDDQRLERVAWHGTWWLEHHGEVDDLWDPEYARDALLRINFTFWDYMKNKWSERSRLSKHRLDYVPFMVGKRETRRLLGDYVLNQNDCESARPFEDAIGHTGWPLDVHAAEGLFSTTGPYDCAVKIPIAQIPYRTLYSRNIENLLMAGRAMSVSHIALGTVRVEGQTSITGQAAGTAAALALHRRTTPRGVYRRHMDELQQLLLKHDQYIPGVRNRDPEDLALRAEVRASSQFVDASNPFRREMESSERGRWFELNMARGVFFPWEAGRRLERISLPLEAKRDAEITLHLRAAGSGNDLSSATDVATVTRRISAGMKGWVDFPIDREIPTAHAWMYLETAEGVSWRHSSLNTEGVFRFYGRPGVWQKVQGDAMTFALDPDPVFTERRVYAPVNVINGTARPTEEAPNMWISDAGEPLPQWIELTLERRAKVSSVHCVFDTDLSVTMGKQRDAHPDVCVRDYTIECRTNGKWKNVARIRGNYQRFRRHEFPACVADKVRLTVESTHGAPQARVMEIRVYGA, encoded by the coding sequence ATGACGAATCGACGAGATTTTGTAAAGACCGGTGTGCTGACGGTCAGTCTGCTTAACCGGGACCTGGCGTTTTCTTTCGTCCCCGACGATTTTTATGATTCGGGCGCGTACGACAACGCGATCCCGTTCCGTAAACCGGCCCGTACGATCCGCGAGGTCGTGCCCGGATTCCTCTGGGCCGATGCCGCCGATTTCGGAAGCTACGGCGGATGGGCGCTGGACACCCAGCACTCCGGGTTTATGGGTTCGTCCTACCTGATCGCCCACGGCGCGGGAACGCCGGTCGAGGATGCCGGCCTGACGATTCCCGATGTCCGGCCGGGCCGCTATCGCCTCTGGGTTCGGAGCCGCAACTGGATCCCGGAACACTCGCCCGGCCGGTTCGCGGTCCGGATTAACGGGCAGGATTCCGGGATCGAATACGGCGCCCAGGGTGAGAAGGGCTGGAGCTGGCAGGACGGCGGGCTGCACGAGCTTCAGGGCGGCACGGTCGAAATGACGCTGCGCGACCTCACAGGATATTACGGGCGCTGCTCCTCAATCATACTGACGCGGGATACGGATTACCGGCCGCCCGCCGACCTCGAGGCGTTCCGGCGGGAACGCGCACGGCTCAGTGGCGAATCCGACCAGCTGCAACGCAGACCCGAGTACGACGTCGTGGTCGTCGGGGCCGGCACGGCGGGCTGCTGCGCGGCGATCGCTGCGGCACGCCTGGGCATGAAGACCGCACTGATCTCCGATCGCCCCGTGCTCGGCGGAAACGCCAGCGTGGAAATCGGCGTGCCGGTCCAGGGCGCCGCCTCCCAGCATCGATTCGCCCGCGAGAGCGGGATTATTGAGGAGGCCGGACGGATCGGCCTGGTGAATGAATGGGGCTCGATTATGAGCCGCCCGTTCGCCACCCTCATCGAGAAAGAGAAAAACCTGGAGGTGTATGAGGATACGCGCGTCGAGGCGGTGGAAAAGAGCGGGACGAAACGTATCCGCGCGGCCCTGGCGCGCCATACCCTCACCGGCGGCCGATCCCGCATCCCCGGAAAGATGTTCATCGATACCTCCGGCGACGGATGGCTCGGCTATTACGCTGGGGCCGATCACCGGGTCGGACGGGAGCCGCGATCGATGTACAATGAGAGCTACGCGCCGGAAAGGGCGGACAACATCACGATGAGCGGCTGCCTGCGCGGCCCCCGCGAGGAGTATAAACGCTGCCTGTTTTACCGGACGGTCCGGGAGTCCTCCCCGCAGAAGTTCGAGACGCCGCCGTGGATCTACAGGCTCCCGCCCGACTGGATCAACCGTCGCGGCGACGATCAGCGCCTCGAGCGGGTGGCATGGCACGGTACCTGGTGGCTGGAGCACCACGGGGAGGTGGACGATCTGTGGGATCCCGAATACGCGCGCGACGCCCTGCTCCGTATCAATTTCACCTTCTGGGACTACATGAAGAACAAGTGGTCCGAACGGTCCCGACTCTCGAAGCACCGGCTCGACTACGTCCCGTTCATGGTCGGCAAACGCGAGACGCGGCGACTTCTGGGCGATTACGTGCTGAATCAGAACGACTGCGAGTCGGCGCGTCCGTTCGAGGACGCGATCGGCCACACGGGATGGCCGCTCGATGTCCATGCTGCGGAGGGTCTCTTCTCCACAACCGGGCCGTACGACTGCGCGGTGAAGATTCCGATCGCGCAGATCCCGTACCGCACGCTCTATTCGCGTAACATCGAAAACCTGCTGATGGCCGGACGCGCGATGAGCGTCTCACATATCGCGCTGGGCACCGTGCGCGTCGAGGGCCAGACCTCGATCACGGGGCAGGCGGCCGGTACGGCCGCGGCGCTGGCGCTGCATCGTCGGACCACCCCCCGGGGCGTGTACCGCAGGCATATGGACGAACTGCAGCAGCTCCTGCTGAAGCACGATCAGTACATCCCCGGCGTGCGCAACCGCGACCCGGAGGATCTGGCACTCCGCGCGGAGGTCCGCGCCTCCAGTCAGTTCGTGGACGCGTCCAACCCGTTCCGGCGCGAGATGGAGAGCAGCGAAAGGGGGCGCTGGTTCGAGCTGAATATGGCCCGCGGCGTGTTCTTCCCCTGGGAGGCGGGCCGGCGCCTGGAACGCATCAGCCTTCCGCTCGAAGCGAAGCGCGATGCGGAGATTACCCTGCATCTCCGCGCCGCAGGATCCGGGAATGACCTGTCGTCCGCAACGGATGTCGCCACCGTGACCCGACGCATCTCCGCCGGGATGAAAGGGTGGGTGGATTTCCCGATCGACCGGGAGATCCCGACGGCCCATGCCTGGATGTACCTGGAAACCGCGGAAGGTGTAAGCTGGAGACACTCAAGCCTGAATACGGAGGGGGTCTTCCGGTTTTACGGTCGACCGGGCGTCTGGCAAAAGGTGCAGGGCGATGCAATGACGTTCGCGCTGGACCCCGACCCGGTCTTCACGGAGCGGAGGGTGTACGCGCCCGTGAACGTGATCAACGGGACGGCCCGGCCGACGGAGGAGGCGCCCAACATGTGGATCTCCGACGCCGGTGAACCGCTCCCGCAGTGGATCGAACTCACGCTGGAACGCCGGGCGAAGGTCTCTTCGGTGCACTGCGTCTTTGATACGGATCTCAGCGTAACCATGGGCAAGCAGCGCGATGCGCATCCGGATGTCTGCGTGCGCGATTATACGATCGAGTGCCGGACGAACGGGAAGTGGAAAAACGTTGCGCGGATCCGGGGAAATTATCAGCGGTTCCGCCGACATGAGTTCCCCGCATGCGTGGCGGATAAGGTGCGCCTCACGGTCGAGAGTACCCACGGCGCGCCGCAGGCCCGTGTGATGGAAATACGCGTCTACGGGGCATAG
- a CDS encoding PEP-CTERM sorting domain-containing protein — protein MRKILTMLTVCAFAAAAQATNINWQGDESNDFGTGGNWAGGAVPGPGDELTFDSTASSFTVDVDSDYTIGDSYNDFLIVSGAYTFNGSGTITVASSNDKPNVTLNLNADSGQTQTLNNNISLTNSGTGVTYFRAGDNNSGGTVRFGGKLILNDAGSSILMPLDSVTVYYDGGVDLYNAAHANSKNSSSSPAFFRGAVTDADGGSDSRFVAGGGWSVFANTNGVVGDSSLSDVLFQGGDLRLGADHQVETMLRTAASSYSPSFDLNGFSNTNTASLLLLDGGSGFTLTIDFSDEEAESLWFSDSSGHGWSTNTSVLNLVGFELGKDEIRFGTDESGLDGGQLSVIRIDGESGDYSLDNNGYLIPEPATMGLIGATGAALLFIRRRIR, from the coding sequence ATGCGAAAAATACTGACGATGCTGACGGTCTGCGCCTTCGCGGCGGCCGCGCAGGCAACGAATATCAACTGGCAGGGTGATGAATCGAATGACTTCGGCACCGGAGGCAACTGGGCCGGAGGGGCGGTACCCGGGCCGGGGGACGAACTGACATTCGACTCCACGGCCTCGAGTTTTACGGTCGACGTGGATTCCGATTATACGATCGGGGATTCCTATAACGACTTTCTTATCGTAAGCGGGGCGTATACCTTCAACGGAAGCGGGACCATCACGGTCGCCAGCTCAAATGACAAGCCCAACGTCACGCTGAACCTCAACGCGGACAGCGGGCAGACCCAGACGCTCAACAATAATATCTCGCTGACAAACAGCGGTACCGGGGTCACGTATTTCAGAGCCGGTGACAATAACAGCGGCGGTACGGTCAGGTTCGGCGGCAAGCTGATTCTCAACGACGCCGGGAGCAGTATCCTTATGCCGCTGGATAGTGTGACGGTTTACTACGATGGAGGCGTTGACCTCTACAATGCGGCACACGCCAATAGCAAAAACAGCAGCAGTTCGCCCGCGTTTTTCCGGGGCGCGGTCACGGACGCAGACGGCGGCTCTGATTCGCGGTTCGTGGCTGGAGGTGGCTGGTCAGTCTTTGCCAACACCAACGGCGTCGTTGGCGATTCATCCCTCTCTGATGTACTTTTCCAGGGTGGCGATCTTCGCCTGGGGGCTGATCATCAGGTCGAAACCATGCTCCGAACCGCCGCATCAAGCTACTCGCCGAGTTTCGATTTGAACGGCTTCAGCAATACAAATACCGCCAGCCTTTTACTCCTGGACGGAGGCAGCGGATTCACGCTGACCATAGATTTCAGCGACGAGGAAGCCGAGAGTCTGTGGTTCAGTGATTCATCCGGCCACGGTTGGTCGACGAATACTTCCGTGCTCAACCTCGTCGGATTCGAGTTAGGCAAGGACGAGATTCGCTTCGGAACAGATGAGAGCGGACTGGATGGCGGCCAGTTGAGCGTGATCCGGATCGATGGGGAATCCGGCGACTACTCGCTCGACAATAACGGATACCTGATCCCCGAGCCGGCCACCATGGGCCTGATCGGGGCGACCGGCGCGGCGTTACTTTTCATCCGACGCCGCATACGCTGA
- a CDS encoding MFS transporter, producing the protein MAQSRTGQKSQLDIFKYAVGDGAFSITMNGMSNFAMIYLTQILGLNPAWASLAISVAIFWDAITDPIMGHISDNTRTRWGRRHPYVLIGGFLSAALFVSFWTLPQLLSSPVLIFIVALVLNLMIRTALTVYMVPYTALGFEICPEYESRARLQGARFFINQTCNFLFGAMAWSLFFQEEMNEAGEMIDGALIPGNYLLMAISLGVAIMTLVSICCWGTRNYAVDNRKEPVEGNSIRDFWVDFSSILRDRLALAVFGFFMLATLSFMLMAQTQMFTYVFFMKFSAFEKTFVHGGGMLAFAFASLNVSRLVRRFDKKPAGFIGIGMAVFGGLSLLAVFIGGLMEPGQIPFTLFGKSFSVATLVFGLLQMCWWGGCGFLVPLASSMIADVAAINEQNTGKLKNAGYASVFTFCAKAAGSIGMFICGSLVGLAGIVSGATDQTPEAVRNIAILTFISGPVVICIAGVFLYKYPVTRVQMEAFEKREDA; encoded by the coding sequence ATGGCACAATCCCGAACCGGACAGAAAAGTCAGCTGGACATCTTCAAGTACGCCGTGGGTGACGGCGCGTTCTCGATCACGATGAACGGCATGAGCAACTTCGCCATGATCTACCTCACCCAGATCCTGGGACTCAATCCGGCGTGGGCCTCGCTGGCCATCAGCGTCGCCATTTTCTGGGATGCGATCACCGATCCGATCATGGGTCACATCTCGGATAATACGCGAACCCGCTGGGGGCGGCGCCATCCGTACGTGCTGATCGGGGGATTTCTGAGCGCGGCACTCTTCGTCTCCTTCTGGACCCTGCCGCAGCTTCTGAGTTCGCCGGTGCTGATCTTCATCGTCGCCCTGGTGCTCAACCTGATGATCCGCACGGCCCTGACCGTATACATGGTGCCGTATACCGCGCTGGGCTTCGAGATCTGCCCCGAATACGAATCCCGCGCACGCCTGCAGGGGGCGCGGTTCTTCATCAATCAGACCTGCAACTTCCTCTTCGGCGCCATGGCCTGGTCGCTGTTCTTCCAGGAGGAAATGAACGAGGCGGGTGAGATGATCGACGGTGCCCTGATCCCCGGAAATTACCTGCTCATGGCCATTTCACTCGGTGTGGCGATCATGACGCTGGTGTCGATCTGCTGCTGGGGTACCCGCAACTACGCGGTGGACAACCGGAAGGAACCGGTCGAAGGCAACTCGATCCGCGATTTCTGGGTCGACTTCTCCTCCATCCTGCGGGATCGGCTCGCCCTGGCCGTGTTCGGCTTCTTTATGCTCGCCACGCTCTCGTTCATGCTCATGGCCCAGACCCAGATGTTCACCTACGTCTTCTTTATGAAATTCAGCGCCTTTGAGAAGACCTTTGTGCACGGGGGCGGGATGCTCGCCTTCGCCTTCGCCTCGCTGAACGTGTCCAGGCTGGTCCGCCGGTTCGATAAGAAGCCGGCCGGATTTATCGGGATCGGGATGGCCGTATTCGGGGGGCTGAGCCTGCTGGCCGTGTTTATCGGCGGCCTGATGGAGCCGGGGCAGATCCCCTTTACCCTGTTCGGAAAATCGTTTTCCGTCGCCACCCTCGTGTTCGGCCTCCTGCAGATGTGCTGGTGGGGCGGTTGCGGCTTCCTCGTACCGCTGGCCAGTTCGATGATCGCCGACGTCGCGGCGATCAACGAGCAGAATACCGGCAAGCTGAAGAATGCGGGCTACGCGTCGGTGTTCACGTTCTGCGCGAAGGCGGCGGGCTCGATCGGGATGTTTATCTGCGGCTCACTGGTCGGCCTGGCCGGGATCGTCTCGGGCGCCACGGACCAGACCCCCGAGGCCGTACGTAACATCGCCATCCTGACCTTCATCAGCGGTCCGGTCGTCATCTGCATCGCGGGAGTGTTCCTGTACAAATACCCCGTCACCCGCGTCCAGATGGAGGCGTTTGAAAAACGCGAAGACGCATGA